A region of bacterium DNA encodes the following proteins:
- the trpS gene encoding tryptophan--tRNA ligase: MSAEKGTTHERPRGKRVLSGTQPSGVLHIGNYFGAIRQYIALQEDNQAAYFLADLHSLNSVRDADTRRELTRGVALDYLALGVDPEKSILYRQSDLPEVAELAWILTTVTPMGLLERCHSYKDKLAAGLKPDHGLFAYPVLMAADILIHRADVVPVGQDQKQHLEVTRDIAVKFNMTYGEVLTLPEAYIPDEVATVPGTDGRKMSKTYDNTIQMFATAKQLKKQVMGVVTDSTPVEDPKDPNTSNLFALYALFANDEERAEMAQRFRKGGMGYGDAKKALLEKVTEYFGPARERREKLAADPDAVEEVLRVGAVRAREVAAGLMDEVRSACGVGAVRG; the protein is encoded by the coding sequence ATGAGTGCGGAAAAGGGGACGACGCACGAGCGCCCGCGAGGCAAGCGCGTGCTATCGGGAACACAGCCCTCGGGCGTACTGCACATCGGCAACTACTTCGGTGCGATCCGCCAGTACATCGCTCTCCAGGAAGACAATCAGGCGGCCTATTTCCTGGCCGATCTGCACTCCCTGAATTCGGTTCGCGATGCCGATACCCGTCGTGAGTTGACCCGCGGCGTTGCGTTGGACTACCTGGCGCTCGGAGTCGATCCCGAGAAGTCGATCCTGTACCGGCAAAGCGATCTGCCCGAAGTCGCCGAACTCGCCTGGATTCTCACGACCGTCACGCCCATGGGTCTGCTCGAACGCTGCCACTCCTACAAGGACAAGCTGGCTGCGGGTCTGAAACCGGACCACGGCCTGTTTGCCTATCCGGTTCTGATGGCGGCCGATATCCTGATTCACCGCGCCGACGTGGTGCCAGTGGGGCAGGATCAGAAACAACACCTGGAAGTCACGCGCGACATCGCCGTAAAGTTCAACATGACCTACGGCGAAGTTCTCACACTGCCCGAAGCGTATATCCCCGACGAGGTCGCAACGGTGCCCGGCACCGACGGGCGCAAGATGAGCAAGACCTACGACAACACCATCCAGATGTTTGCGACTGCCAAACAGCTCAAGAAGCAGGTGATGGGTGTCGTGACCGATTCGACACCCGTCGAAGACCCCAAGGATCCCAACACTTCGAACCTGTTCGCGCTCTACGCGCTGTTTGCGAATGATGAAGAGCGAGCCGAGATGGCGCAGCGTTTCCGCAAAGGCGGTATGGGCTATGGCGACGCCAAGAAGGCCCTGCTCGAGAAAGTGACCGAGTACTTCGGACCCGCACGCGAGCGTCGCGAGAAGCTGGCGGCCGATCCCGACGCAGTCGAAGAAGTGCTGCGGGTCGGTGCGGTCCGCGCACGCGAGGTCGCCGCCGGACTGATGGACGAAGTTCGTTCCGCCTGCGGTGTGGGAGCCGTTCGCGGCTGA